A stretch of DNA from Glycine max cultivar Williams 82 chromosome 18, Glycine_max_v4.0, whole genome shotgun sequence:
GTCTGAAAGAACAACACAACTCATCAAATCAAAGGTTGCCTCCCTAACAAGTAACAACCAAACCCTATTTAAGGTCCCCAAACGTACGTCAAGACTACACAGTCCAAAACTACTACAAATTACGGTTCAGGAGTCGGGACCATTGAAGCAAAGTTTAGGAAAAAACAAGGATCACAAGATGTAAGGCTCACGAGGTTAACTCCAACAATAAAAGAACTAAAACTTACGATTTAAActtattagaaaaaattatttgctattagtacttaaaaataaaaaagatctcCTACATTGACAAAATAAATTCACATACGTCAATAAAAAGTTCTAACATATCTAAagttaaaaatttcttttaagaattaatttagaTCTCACTTATGTTGTTTCCTCTTCACACTACTACACACTGTAGCAAAACAAACACCTTAAAAATAAAGcaaactatatatatttaaaacttgaaaatttACAGTGCCGtgagaaaaaagtaaaacaccactacttttaatttattttttctcataataATAATCTTTCTAGACTCTAGTGTCTACATGATAGAACATGCATTTGGGTTTTCATCACTGAACATGGTGGTGTATGAATCTGCATATGCTGTTGTCACTGTTCCTATGGTGGCAGCAGAGTTGTCCACTCTCCTCACATATCCCGGAGGAGCCTTCTTGTCATAAGCTTGAACAGTATATGGATTAGCCACCATGTTGAAAGGCACGTAAGGCCAAATCTCAGCCTTTTTCCCTGTTGACTTGGCCTTCTTTAAGACCTTGTTTGGTTCCACATAACCAGTTACTGTTACTTTCTGCTGCTTCCTGTTTATCTCCACCGATTCTACTCCTACACTTACACCaccattttttagttaatttcatCACCTTCATACGTGTTGAAtgctatataattaatatatcacACTATTAATTttcaccaaaagaaaaatattacactaTTAATTGATAACATACTCTCTAACACTTttgttttaacatattatttattattaattaaaatttattgaaaaccataaattataaattataagtgaAACCGTAAAATAAAGAGTCATATCAAacattttttgtgattttcaacaaattttaacataaaagatGGTTGTGCtagctttttttatatatattattataattataatatggcACACTACCCATGGAAGCTGATTTTGAGAATAAAATTGAGGGAAAACGTAGCACTTACCATCTAATGAAGAGAGAGTTTTCCTAACCTTGAGCACACAGCCGTCACAATCCATCATCACCTTCAGCTCCACGGTCTGTAATtgcttcttgttcttgttcttgttgttgtgttgGTGGTTGCCATTCCCACTTCCCATTAAATCAGACCAGTAATCTCCAACCCCcatttttgtgtatttaatatcAAAACCAATATGAAAGCAAGCTGGGAAGTTCTTGATGAGTAGAGAAAATTAGTAGGTATTAGATGGGTTGAACATCATTGATGGTGTGGGAGCGTAGGAGAAGAATTTATATAGAGAAAAAGCAAGGTCCAAAACCACAAGAAGTTACAAGGAACTTTCttgcaaaacagaaaaatattcCTCACTCACTTACCTTCTAATGATCTAAAAACCAATGCTGCTCTTTGAAGAACTTTTTTTTAGTTACCTTGGGATATTTTTACCACATCtaactaaaattgattttggtagaagtaaaaattaatcttatttgttttaattttatcataattttaaaaataatttaaacgtacaaaatttagttaaaatcaAGATTAATTCACATCAGCATAGTCTACCAGAATTTTGAAAGTTATTCACACAATTATATATAGGCTTTTTCACCATTCAGATTCAATGATATGAATGGAAAGGTATAGTGGTCCCTAACTACGCCAGTGAATAAAGAACCTTAGAACGGATTATAACTTCTTAACGGAGAAAATTTTTACGTGGGGTTCAAGAAAGTAGATAAGAAGGAACGCATTCCTGTATCACCTTTTTCATTCgcaaatatatatgtaaatagtaaaaattaatGGTACTGCTTGCGGTTCAGTTGACACTTGACaaagttatttatttgatatgtaAAAAGAAATGGACATATCAAATGACAGCTAATACTGAGAACTCTCTTATTGAAGAGCAATAATTTATTGAGGACGAAAGTGAAAGACTGAAAGCAGCTTCCACCGACTCATGCACATATCCGATCGAATGAACAACATAATGTGGAACAGATAATGACGGGGATTGTATTTGAAGTGATGCAAGTGCAAGCATTTAGCACCATTGACAAAGATAATCCTTCATATTGCAACGGCTATGAGCCTTTTACCCTCTCCATTGATAAAATTTCAGTCAACTTAAGGCCAATCAAACTCACAAATATATGTCAAGTTTGTACTTTGCAAAAAGATAATAAGGAAATTATCtatcaaactaaaataaaattcacaaaatcatCATTCCTTAGCCAGACTCATGATCCaaactcatatttttaattaaatttcagtcTTCTAACATTAAGGAGTTTTCccatttttcttgattttaaaaagaaaatatttcaatCGTCTCTCTTAGCGATACCCTTTGGACTCGTTGTGACAATATTCATAACACTTTCTCCTAAAATCTTTCGACCTTTCACTATAAATACTTGTTAATGTTATCTAAAAGTATGAAGCATTATTTTGTAAGCAAATTCTTTTAGCTTAGTCACgaagaagttattggaagtgTCATAATTAATTTCATCATGCATGGTTCAAGAATTCCATTAGACAAAGAAAATTGTCTCAGTAGTTATCATCGATAACACAAGCTACTAGACCAATTGACCAAAGAAGTTTCGTCTTTTAAATTCTTTTCCCATCTTGTTTGAATATGAGATATTTGATTCTCATTGATACTTTTTCGATAAGATAAAGGTGACATTTTGGCTTCTGTTTCTAAGATATTTCTATAAAGGGAACCAAAAGAAGCAATTTGAATCATTAATTTAACTAACCCactaaataatctttttttcaaTTAGCAAAACTGCTGAAAGCTCAGTCCCACTTTTGGAAAACAAAAGTAGAGTGATaaggaaaagataaaaataagaaaatgcaaCGAAAAGTGTGGGTGAGAACAGAAAAGAGAAGCATGCGTCAGGATACCACCCTAAACTAAAGTATGTGCTTAAGTTTTGAAGTACCGGAGGTATACACCAAAGGCTTAGTTTCATTTgcattaacatattaataataattcacaagagaagaaatataaaataagataaatcaattttttcacaagttaaattttattttattttttggaatttttacaagaaataaaaaaattcataacttAAAATTAACTCATGTATGATaactttttaatagtttttttgtttaattttcctaAAAGATAAGgcgtataaattaattttagtttacgaGAGAAGTtggatttgtttatttcttatattaagTGCCTTgtttagaaatttattgaaagtgacccaaaatcaattatatgtGGATTTAAACACTTCAAAGCTCGCTGAAACTGAAAGCATTTCattcaaaagtaaatttaaCGTTAATGTTCCCCTGATTAGTTGAGAAAAGGACATGAATTGTACTAGTATTAATTTACCTCGAGATCAAAGAGAGCAAAAAGTTTAATCATACTATATTTACgcagaaaaagatgataaacAAGTGTATAGTACAGACGTGAGACGTGGAATAAAACTTTGATTAGTAATAAATTGGTCATTGTTGCTTTTAGAAACTTGCTGTGGACACACATGACAAAAGGGATTTGCATTTTTATGAAGCTCGTCTCatgtttaaactttaatttgGACGGAATTGAAAAACATCTCATTGATATATTCATGTGCTTTCTTCTTGCTAGCTTTTGGATTGTAGATACTCTTTGATTATCATAAAAGGAACGAACGACTTTAATTTGGAAATTGAGACCGAAGTTGCAATAGAAATCGTTACACGTCTTCTCTAGTGTGTATGTATTGTTTCCTTTTGGGTTTAAAG
This window harbors:
- the LOC100780586 gene encoding heavy metal-associated isoprenylated plant protein 23, producing the protein MGVGDYWSDLMGSGNGNHQHNNKNKNKKQLQTVELKVMMDCDGCVLKVRKTLSSLDGVESVEINRKQQKVTVTGYVEPNKVLKKAKSTGKKAEIWPYVPFNMVANPYTVQAYDKKAPPGYVRRVDNSAATIGTVTTAYADSYTTMFSDENPNACSIM